A window from Mycobacterium saskatchewanense encodes these proteins:
- a CDS encoding GTP-binding protein → MASKHSEAQPEGGAHASTKIVVAGGFGAGKTTFVGAVSEIMPLRTEAMLTDASTGVDALEATPDKRTTTVAMDFGRITLDEDLVLYLFGTPGQRRFWFMWDDLVRGAIGAIILVDCRRLEDSFAAVDFFEHRNLPFLIAVNEFDGAPRYPVAEVREALTLPAHIPVIGVDARDRRSATDALIAVSEYALQSLAAS, encoded by the coding sequence GTGGCCTCAAAGCACTCTGAGGCGCAGCCCGAGGGGGGAGCCCACGCGTCGACGAAGATCGTCGTCGCGGGCGGGTTCGGCGCCGGCAAGACCACGTTCGTGGGGGCGGTGTCGGAGATTATGCCGCTGCGCACCGAGGCGATGCTGACCGACGCCTCGACCGGCGTGGACGCGCTCGAGGCCACCCCGGACAAACGGACCACGACCGTCGCGATGGACTTCGGGCGGATCACGCTGGACGAGGACCTGGTGCTGTACCTGTTCGGCACCCCGGGTCAGCGCCGGTTCTGGTTCATGTGGGACGACCTGGTCCGCGGCGCGATCGGCGCCATCATCCTCGTCGACTGCCGACGGCTGGAGGACAGCTTCGCCGCCGTCGACTTCTTCGAGCACCGCAACCTGCCGTTTCTGATTGCGGTCAACGAGTTCGACGGCGCGCCGCGGTATCCGGTCGCCGAGGTGCGTGAGGCGCTCACCCTGCCCGCGCACATCCCGGTGATCGGGGTCGACGCCCGGGACCGCCGGTCGGCGACGGACGCGCTGATCGCCGTGAGCGAGTACGCGCTGCAGAGCCTGGCCGCGAGCTGA
- a CDS encoding pentapeptide repeat-containing protein, whose amino-acid sequence MTAALRWAEREFEGHDFTDEDLSRLLTERVVFSDCNFSGANLAESQHRGSAFRNCRFERTTLWHSLFAQCSLLGSVFVHCRLRPISFDEVDFTLAVLGGNDLRGVDLSGCRLREASLVGTDLRKAVLCGADLSGARTTGARLDNADLRGATVDPALWRTAALAGARVDVGQAVAFALAHGLLLDGGPDG is encoded by the coding sequence CTGACCGCTGCGCTTCGGTGGGCCGAGCGCGAGTTCGAGGGCCACGACTTCACCGACGAGGACCTCAGCCGGCTGCTAACGGAGCGGGTCGTGTTCAGCGACTGCAACTTCAGCGGCGCCAACCTGGCCGAGTCGCAGCACCGCGGTTCGGCGTTTCGCAACTGCCGGTTCGAACGCACCACGCTGTGGCACAGCTTGTTCGCGCAGTGCAGCCTGCTCGGCTCGGTGTTCGTGCACTGCCGGCTGCGGCCCATCTCGTTCGACGAGGTGGACTTCACGCTCGCGGTGCTGGGCGGCAACGACCTGCGCGGCGTCGACCTGAGCGGCTGCCGGCTGCGCGAGGCCAGTCTGGTGGGAACCGACCTGCGCAAGGCCGTGCTGTGCGGCGCGGACCTCAGCGGCGCCCGGACCACCGGCGCCCGGCTGGACAACGCCGACCTGCGCGGCGCGACCGTCGACCCCGCGCTGTGGCGGACGGCGGCGCTGGCCGGCGCCCGGGTCGACGTCGGCCAGGCGGTGGCGTTTGCGCTGGCGCACGGGCTACTGCTGGACGGGGGCCCGGACGGGTAA
- a CDS encoding DUF742 domain-containing protein — protein sequence MVEHEPWAVRREASLVRPYTLTAGRTDTDVDLPLEAPIQTLQAGLAHRWPPDDARGKIIHLCVDSPSVAEISARLDLPVGVARVLVGDLVLSGYLRVHRTLTERSTRDERYELIGRTLRGLKAL from the coding sequence ATGGTCGAACACGAGCCCTGGGCGGTCAGACGCGAGGCCAGCCTGGTTCGTCCGTACACCCTGACGGCCGGCCGAACCGACACCGACGTCGACCTACCCCTGGAAGCGCCCATCCAGACCCTGCAGGCCGGGCTGGCCCACCGCTGGCCGCCCGACGACGCGAGAGGCAAGATCATCCACCTGTGTGTCGACAGCCCATCCGTGGCGGAAATCTCGGCGCGGCTGGATTTACCCGTCGGAGTCGCGCGCGTCCTGGTCGGTGATCTGGTGCTGTCCGGCTACCTTCGGGTGCATAGGACCTTGACCGAGCGTTCGACCAGGGACGAGCGCTACGAACTCATAGGAAGGACGCTGCGTGGCCTCAAAGCACTCTGA
- a CDS encoding tRNA (cytidine(34)-2'-O)-methyltransferase, whose product MFRLMFVSPRIPPNTGNAIRTAAATGCELHLVEPLGFDLSEPQLRRAGLDYHDLASVTVHPSLAEAWATLTPARVFAFTSKATTRFADVDYRAGDVLMFGPEPDGLDAETLADPHVTGQVRIPMLAGRRSLNLSNAAAIAVYEAWRQQGYAGAT is encoded by the coding sequence ATGTTCCGGCTGATGTTCGTGTCCCCGCGCATCCCCCCGAATACGGGCAACGCCATCCGGACGGCGGCCGCCACCGGCTGCGAACTGCACCTGGTCGAGCCCCTGGGGTTCGACCTGTCCGAGCCCCAGTTGCGGCGGGCCGGCCTGGACTATCACGACCTGGCGTCGGTGACCGTTCACCCGTCGCTGGCCGAGGCGTGGGCGACGCTGACGCCGGCACGGGTGTTCGCCTTCACGTCGAAGGCGACCACCCGGTTCGCCGACGTCGACTACCGCGCCGGGGACGTGTTGATGTTCGGCCCGGAGCCCGACGGGCTGGACGCCGAAACGCTGGCCGATCCGCACGTCACCGGGCAGGTGCGCATCCCGATGCTGGCGGGCCGGCGCTCGCTGAACCTGTCCAACGCCGCGGCGATCGCCGTCTACGAGGCGTGGCGCCAGCAAGGGTATGCCGGGGCGACCTGA
- a CDS encoding serine protease inhibitor, which produces MTSPDNSLDWLVTRFSREVPGVAHALLVSVDGLPIAASEHLPRERADQLAAVASGLASLAAGAAQLFEGGQVLQSVVEMENGYLLLMRVGDGSHLATLAATSCDIGQIGYEMALLVERVGGVVQSARRSTVS; this is translated from the coding sequence ATGACATCACCCGACAACTCCCTGGACTGGCTGGTGACGCGGTTCTCCCGCGAGGTGCCCGGCGTGGCGCACGCCCTGCTGGTGTCGGTCGACGGGCTGCCCATCGCCGCCAGCGAGCACCTGCCGCGCGAGCGCGCCGACCAACTGGCCGCGGTGGCCTCCGGGCTGGCCAGCCTCGCCGCCGGCGCCGCGCAGCTCTTCGAGGGCGGTCAGGTGCTGCAGTCGGTGGTCGAGATGGAGAACGGCTACCTGTTGCTGATGCGGGTCGGCGACGGCTCGCATCTGGCCACGCTGGCCGCCACGTCGTGTGACATCGGCCAGATCGGCTACGAGATGGCCCTCCTGGTCGAACGAGTGGGCGGCGTGGTCCAGTCCGCCCGCCGGTCCACCGTCTCGTGA
- a CDS encoding nitroreductase family protein codes for MTLNLSVDEVLTTTRSVRKRLDFDRPVGREVLMECLELALQAPTGSNSQGWQWVFVEDADKRKALGEIYLANARAYLSAPSPEYADGDTRGERMGKVRDSATYLAEHMHEAPVLLVPCIQGRDDQSPLGGVSFWASLFPAVWSFCLALRSRGLGTCWTTLHLLKDGERQAAEVLGIPFDQYSQAGLFPIAYTKGTDFRPAKRLPAEQVTHWNAW; via the coding sequence ATGACCCTCAACCTGTCCGTCGACGAAGTCCTGACCACCACCCGCTCGGTGCGCAAGCGCCTCGATTTCGACAGGCCGGTGGGCCGCGAGGTGTTGATGGAGTGTCTCGAACTGGCGCTGCAGGCGCCCACCGGATCCAACAGCCAGGGGTGGCAGTGGGTGTTCGTCGAGGACGCCGACAAGCGCAAGGCGCTCGGCGAGATCTATCTGGCCAACGCCCGCGCGTACCTCAGCGCGCCGTCACCCGAGTACGCCGACGGTGACACCCGCGGCGAGCGGATGGGCAAGGTGCGCGATTCCGCCACCTACCTCGCCGAGCACATGCACGAGGCGCCGGTCCTGCTGGTCCCCTGCATCCAGGGCCGTGACGACCAGTCGCCACTGGGCGGCGTGTCGTTCTGGGCGTCGTTGTTCCCGGCGGTGTGGAGCTTCTGCCTGGCGCTGCGGTCCCGCGGGCTGGGCACCTGCTGGACGACGCTGCACCTGCTCAAGGACGGTGAGCGGCAGGCCGCCGAGGTGCTCGGCATCCCGTTCGACCAGTACAGCCAGGCCGGGTTGTTCCCGATCGCCTACACCAAGGGCACCGACTTCCGCCCGGCCAAGCGCCTGCCCGCCGAGCAGGTGACGCACTGGAATGCCTGGTAA
- a CDS encoding sensor histidine kinase, whose translation MTMFARPAHAAEAVPPGFADDPAGAPAPAKRPPAWAPSNWPVRWKVLAMVLVPLVLATVFGALRIQGAMANSSGLRLAAARADVVPAITKYMSALDVALLASSTDRDVEGAKKNYEARKYELQQRLADTDVTSDVRSGVTTLLGGGQALLDKVADNSIGLRDRVTTYAPILLTAEDVINASVQVDNRQTRAQTQGLSRAVGARGQMTMQKILVTRGADLPEPQLRTSMITLAGTEPSTLFGMSEVLGAGSPDAKTLQQQMVTRMAIMSDPAAVLVDNPELLRSIQTTDDIAEQVIKDTTASVTKSVHAQANDRRDAAILDAVLVLTAIVVALAVVLLVARALVRPLRVLRDGALKVAHTDLEEEVARVKAGGTTPTPAPLPVYTTEEIGQVAHAVDELHTQALLLAGDEARLRLLVNDMFETMSRRSRSLVDQQLQLIDRLERNEEDPERLDSLFRLDHLAARLRRNSANLLVLAGAQLARDQRDPVPLSTVVNAAVSEVEDYRRVEIVALPECALVGATAGGVIHLFAELIDNALRYSPPTTAVRVSAARGGDGGVLLRISDSGLGMNDADRRIANTRLQAGGDAPDPTPDNARHMGLFVVGRIAARHGIRVGLRGPAPDETGPGTTAEIYLPATVLDGVRAEPRDIRAVPVPSAPPAEAVAAPADTRIRGRSDKNGAAGSTPPVTLLPRRNPGSSGITELPEPSGEPEPSHHRRDLPAPAQAPAAPVTNTVTNTSAFFGARSRNAEERAQPSAVAEAPAAPVAPKAPPTPKAPPTPKAAPAAPADDDVIYRRMLSEMLGDPHDLVNSPDLDWQSVWDRGWTLAAEAEDKPVEARTADHGLPVRTPGARLVPGTANGAESREQDESDQGDQGLNGRHPQHAAVTRDPEAVRASFSSHFGGVRTGRAHAHDQGSEQ comes from the coding sequence GTGACCATGTTCGCCCGCCCGGCCCACGCGGCCGAGGCGGTCCCGCCCGGGTTCGCCGACGACCCGGCCGGCGCGCCGGCGCCCGCCAAGCGCCCGCCCGCGTGGGCACCGAGCAACTGGCCCGTCCGCTGGAAGGTCCTGGCGATGGTGCTGGTCCCGCTCGTCCTGGCGACGGTGTTCGGTGCCCTGAGGATCCAGGGCGCGATGGCCAACTCGAGCGGATTGCGGCTCGCTGCGGCCCGCGCGGACGTGGTGCCGGCGATCACGAAATACATGTCCGCGCTGGACGTGGCGCTGTTGGCGAGTTCCACCGACCGCGACGTCGAGGGCGCGAAGAAGAACTACGAGGCGCGCAAGTACGAGCTGCAGCAGCGGCTGGCCGACACCGACGTGACCTCCGACGTGCGGTCCGGGGTGACAACCCTGCTGGGCGGCGGTCAGGCGCTGCTGGACAAGGTGGCCGACAACAGCATCGGTCTGCGCGACCGGGTCACCACCTACGCCCCGATCCTGCTGACGGCCGAGGACGTCATCAACGCGTCGGTACAGGTGGACAACCGGCAGACCCGGGCGCAGACGCAGGGGCTGAGCCGGGCGGTCGGCGCCCGTGGACAGATGACGATGCAGAAGATCCTCGTCACCCGCGGCGCCGACCTGCCCGAGCCGCAGCTGCGGACGTCGATGATCACCCTGGCCGGCACCGAGCCGTCGACCCTGTTCGGGATGAGCGAGGTGCTCGGCGCGGGTTCGCCCGACGCCAAGACGCTGCAGCAGCAGATGGTGACCCGGATGGCGATCATGTCCGATCCGGCCGCGGTGCTGGTCGACAACCCCGAGCTGCTGCGCTCGATCCAGACCACCGACGACATCGCCGAACAGGTCATCAAGGACACGACGGCGTCGGTCACCAAGTCGGTGCACGCCCAGGCCAACGACCGGCGCGACGCCGCCATCCTCGACGCCGTCCTGGTGCTGACCGCCATCGTGGTCGCCCTGGCCGTGGTGCTGCTGGTGGCCCGCGCGCTGGTCCGACCGCTGCGCGTGCTGCGCGACGGCGCGCTCAAAGTCGCGCACACCGACCTCGAGGAGGAGGTCGCCCGGGTCAAGGCCGGCGGCACCACGCCGACGCCCGCGCCGCTCCCCGTCTACACCACCGAGGAGATCGGCCAGGTCGCGCACGCCGTCGACGAGCTGCACACCCAGGCCCTGCTGCTGGCCGGTGACGAGGCGCGCCTGCGGCTGCTGGTCAACGACATGTTCGAGACCATGTCGCGGCGCAGCCGCTCCCTGGTCGATCAGCAGCTGCAGCTCATCGACCGGCTGGAGCGCAACGAGGAGGACCCTGAGCGCCTCGACAGCCTCTTCCGGCTGGACCACTTGGCGGCCCGGCTGCGCCGCAACAGCGCCAACCTACTGGTGCTGGCCGGCGCGCAGCTCGCCCGTGACCAGCGCGACCCGGTGCCGCTGTCGACCGTGGTCAACGCCGCCGTGTCGGAGGTCGAGGACTACCGGCGGGTGGAGATCGTGGCGTTGCCCGAGTGCGCGCTGGTCGGCGCGACCGCCGGCGGCGTCATCCACCTGTTCGCCGAGCTGATCGACAACGCCCTGCGCTACTCGCCGCCGACGACGGCCGTCCGGGTATCCGCCGCACGCGGGGGTGACGGCGGCGTGTTGCTCCGCATCTCCGACTCCGGCCTGGGGATGAACGACGCCGACCGGCGCATCGCGAACACGCGGCTGCAGGCCGGGGGGGACGCCCCCGACCCCACCCCCGACAACGCCCGTCACATGGGGCTATTCGTGGTGGGCCGCATCGCGGCGCGGCACGGCATCCGGGTGGGGCTGCGCGGCCCGGCGCCGGACGAGACCGGCCCCGGCACAACCGCCGAGATATACCTGCCGGCCACCGTCCTCGACGGGGTGCGGGCCGAGCCGCGCGACATTCGGGCGGTGCCGGTGCCGAGCGCACCGCCGGCAGAAGCGGTCGCCGCCCCCGCGGACACCCGGATTCGCGGTCGGTCGGACAAGAACGGTGCGGCGGGGTCCACCCCGCCGGTCACGCTGCTGCCGCGGCGCAATCCCGGTTCCAGCGGCATCACCGAGTTGCCCGAGCCATCCGGCGAGCCGGAGCCCAGCCACCACCGGCGCGACCTGCCCGCCCCGGCGCAGGCACCGGCGGCCCCGGTGACCAACACGGTGACCAACACGTCGGCGTTCTTCGGCGCGCGGTCGCGAAACGCCGAGGAGCGGGCCCAACCGTCTGCCGTCGCCGAGGCCCCGGCGGCCCCGGTCGCGCCGAAGGCCCCGCCCACCCCGAAGGCCCCGCCCACCCCGAAGGCCGCCCCGGCCGCCCCGGCCGATGATGACGTCATCTACCGGAGGATGCTGTCGGAGATGCTGGGCGACCCGCACGACCTGGTCAACAGCCCGGACCTGGACTGGCAGTCGGTCTGGGACCGCGGCTGGACGCTGGCGGCCGAGGCCGAGGACAAGCCCGTCGAGGCGCGCACCGCCGACCACGGGCTGCCGGTCCGCACTCCCGGCGCCCGGCTGGTGCCCGGTACGGCCAACGGCGCTGAATCCCGCGAGCAGGACGAGAGCGACCAGGGCGACCAGGGTCTCAATGGGCGGCACCCGCAGCACGCGGCCGTCACCCGCGACCCCGAGGCCGTCCGCGCCTCCTTCAGCAGCCATTTCGGCGGCGTGCGCACGGGCCGTGCGCACGCCCATGATCAAGGGTCTGAGCAGTAA